The following proteins are encoded in a genomic region of Rhizobium sp. CCGE531:
- a CDS encoding amino acid ABC transporter ATP-binding protein — protein MKANHFERFAISPSVMIHASDVRKSYGSLEVLKGVNISVPNGSVACIIGPSGSGKSTFLRCINHLEEINSGLLLVDGDFVGYRLKDDKLHELRASQICARRAEIGMVFQHFNLFPHMTVLENLIEAPIKVRSEPRAEARLHAMELLSRVGLAEKATAFPRQLSGGQQQRVAIARALAMRPKVLLFDEPTSALDPELVGEVLSVMKDLARDGMTMVVVTHEIGFAREVADQLIFMDGGTVMEQGDPREMIANPQSPRTREFLAKVL, from the coding sequence ATGAAAGCCAATCACTTTGAACGGTTCGCTATCTCGCCCTCCGTGATGATCCACGCGTCAGACGTCAGGAAGTCCTACGGCAGCCTCGAAGTTCTGAAGGGCGTGAATATTTCTGTGCCGAACGGTTCGGTCGCTTGCATTATCGGGCCGTCCGGCTCCGGCAAAAGCACATTTCTCAGATGCATCAACCATCTCGAGGAGATCAACAGCGGACTGCTGCTCGTCGACGGGGATTTCGTCGGATATCGCCTGAAAGACGACAAACTCCATGAACTGAGAGCGTCGCAAATTTGTGCTCGACGCGCAGAAATCGGCATGGTCTTCCAGCACTTCAATCTGTTCCCCCACATGACCGTGCTGGAGAACCTGATCGAAGCCCCGATCAAAGTGCGTAGCGAACCTCGTGCCGAGGCGCGGTTGCACGCTATGGAGTTGCTAAGCCGCGTAGGGCTTGCGGAAAAGGCCACCGCCTTCCCAAGACAGCTGTCTGGCGGCCAGCAGCAGCGAGTTGCAATTGCGCGCGCACTTGCCATGCGCCCGAAGGTCTTGCTGTTCGATGAACCAACCTCGGCGCTCGATCCCGAACTTGTCGGCGAAGTCCTGTCTGTCATGAAGGATCTCGCGCGCGACGGGATGACGATGGTCGTGGTGACGCACGAAATCGGTTTTGCCCGCGAAGTCGCCGACCAGTTGATCTTCATGGATGGGGGAACCGTCATGGAACAGGGCGATCCGCGCGAGATGATCGCCAATCCCCAGTCGCCGCGAACACGTGAGTTCCTGGCCAAAGTCCTCTAG